The Elusimicrobiota bacterium region GGAGAACTGGTTTACGAATTCCCTGCAGACACTAATCTATCAGGCGGTTGTTGTGCGCGCGCGGCGTTTATGTAACCTCCGGGAGCGCTCTTCTATAAATCCATCCAGGGGATAGCGGTAATATTAGGGGCTAACATTTCTTTTTTGTTTCCTAGGGTGATTACATACCCATGTTTAGCTATATTTTTGTAATCCTGTAAAAAAATCCTTAATCCCTTGATTTCTGAAAGGCTTATATTGGCAGAGCTTTTAATTTCAACAGGAATAACCTCATCACCCATATCAATAATACAATCAACTTCTGCTCCGGCAGAGGTTCGCCAAAAACAGACTTTATAACTTTTATTCAATGCCCTGATCCGCCTTATTATTTCCAGGACAACCGCATGTTCAAAAAGTATCCCTTTTTGCGCATTAACCAGCTTGCTGTTCATGGGCAAACGCGCAAGAACATTCCTTACGCCTAAATCGAAAAAATAGTATTTCGGCAAAGATAATATTCTTTTCCTGGCATTTTTTAGGTATGGCTCAACTTTTTCGGCTACAAGCGTATCAATCAGAACATTATAAAATTCCTTTATTGCAGGATGGCTTACGCCGGACTCGTTTGAAAGTTTTGTTAAGTTTGGGCTATTCCCGGATTCAGCTGCGGCCAACTCGAGAAAACGTGAAAAAGCCCCCAGCTTCCTGCTTAAAGCTTCTGCCCTGATTTCTTCTTCCAAATAAGTTTCTGCGTAGGCCTTAAGAAAATCTTCCCTGTCACTTTCAGGCAATAATGCTATTCCGGGCAATGAGCCGAATACCAGGGAATCTTCAAAAGAATATTTTAAATCCTTGTTTATATTGTAT contains the following coding sequences:
- a CDS encoding ATP-binding protein, whose product is MQGKNKPLLRYLDSSISGLLKKKYSALILGPRQVGKTTLVKKALKECENTAEYPLQNPSVRIDLEANPSKLINQIQALEKKPVVFIDEAQKIPEILDSVQYLIDDNKASFIITGSSARKLKRSSANLLPGRLKRFHLDPLLWGELGLVRKGNISGIETYNINKDLKYSFEDSLVFGSLPGIALLPESDREDFLKAYAETYLEEEIRAEALSRKLGAFSRFLELAAAESGNSPNLTKLSNESGVSHPAIKEFYNVLIDTLVAEKVEPYLKNARKRILSLPKYYFFDLGVRNVLARLPMNSKLVNAQKGILFEHAVVLEIIRRIRALNKSYKVCFWRTSAGAEVDCIIDMGDEVIPVEIKSSANISLSEIKGLRIFLQDYKNIAKHGYVITLGNKKEMLAPNITAIPWMDL